In Vespula vulgaris unplaced genomic scaffold, iyVesVulg1.1, whole genome shotgun sequence, a single genomic region encodes these proteins:
- the LOC127072492 gene encoding cytochrome P450 4C1-like, which yields MVFNIITILIIITLILIEMHYGIVQYVLNKLRMYNKIKRFPGPKAYPIIGNAYMFLGNIEDITNQFLKISKYYQSLWRIWLGTKLLIMVDDPKYIENILRSTDVIEKSDEYDHLKIAMGDGLFSAPASKWKGHRKLLKEAFLNKNIHSHMNVFNNHSINLMEKLDSLVGEDIDVGNYVYRCVLDIIYDGMLDIKVNTLTNPDSKLAESIECGTHILAVRIFKLWLHADIFFYNTAIGKKFQKCLSYMDNITSNIMKKKKESISRNNINQELTKENSVQHPRVFLDLLFESSHEEGKYSQQDIRDEINTMIIAGSDTTTTTISFVFLMLASFPDIQNEVYEELNQIYGSNNPKYALISHDDTKRMKLLERVIKETLRLFPIGPVIGRKVTKDIEVEQNLTIPKGSSLLFWIFKLHRNKKYWNEPLKFDPNRFLSGNVHPHSFLPFGIGARSCLGQTFAMLEMKMIIATILRRFIIKIDRPVVIEDIALKLDITLKPAKPIVLQFERRN from the exons ATGGTATTCaacataattacaatattgattattattactttgatATTGATTGAAATGCATTATGGAATAGTACAATatgttttaaacaaattacgCATGTATAATAAGATCAAACGATTCCCGGGTCCAAAAGCATACCCAATTATCGGAAATGCTTATATGTTTCTTGGCAACATCGAAG atataactaatcaatttttaaagattagTAAGTATTATCAATCATTATGGCGTATATGGTTAGGCACAAAATTACTTATAATGGTCGACGATCcaaaatatatcgaa aatatattacGTAGTACAGACGTTATTGAGAAGAGCGACGAATATGACCATTTGAAGATTGCTATGGGTGATGGTTTATTCTCTGCACCAG CATCTAAATGGAAAGGTCATCGAAAGTTATTAAAAGAAGcctttctaaataaaaatatacactcGCATATGAATGTATTCAATAATcattctattaatttaatgGAGAAGTTGGATTCTTTAGTTGGAGAAGATATAGACGTTGGCAACTACGTCTATCGCTGTGTATTGGACATAATATATG atggCATGCTGGACATAAAAGTAAATACACTAACTAATCCGGACAGCAAACTAGCTGAATCTATTGAATG cgGAACGCACATACTTGCAGtgagaatatttaaattatggCTACATgccgacatttttttttataacactgCTAtcggaaagaaatttcaaaagtgCTTGTCGTACATGGATAACATCACCAGCAAT ataatgaagaaaaagaaggaatcaATTTCGAGAAATAACATCAATCAAGAATTGACAAAGGAAAATTcag TACAACATCCAAGAGTATTTCTTGATTTGTTATTCGAATCATCGCATGAAGAGGGAAAATACTCTCAGCAAGATATTCGAGATGAAATCAATACGATGATTATTGCg gGAAGCGATACTACAACTACTACCATTAGCTTTGTATTTTTGATGCTTGCTTCATTCCCTGATATTCAA AACGAAGTATACGAGGAACTGAATCAAATTTACGGCTCAAACAATCCAAAATATGCTCTAATATCACACGACGATACTAAACGTATGAAACTTTTAGAACGAGTGATCAAGGAAACCTTACGACTCTTTCCTATAGGTCCTGTCATCGGTCGTAAAGTAACGAAGGATATAGAAG TGGAACAAAATTTAACTATACCAAAAGGAAGCTCCTTGTTATTCTGGATTTTCAAACttcatcgaaataaaaaatattggaacGAGCCATTGAAGTTTGATCCAAATAGGTTTCTATCCGGTAATGTTCATCCTCACAGTTTTTTACCATTCGGTATTGGAGCTAGAAGTTGCTTAG GTCAAACATTTGCTATGCTAGAAATGAAGATGATAATTGCTACTATTTTaagaagatttattattaaaattgatcggCCTGTAGTAATCGAAGATATTGCCTTAAAGCTGGATATCACGTTAAAACCGGCAAAACCTATAGTATTAcaatttgaaagaagaaattaa